GGCCAACGCCTGGCAGGCGGTGCGCAACAACGTGCTCGGCACCCTGCTGGTGGCGGCGCACGCGCAGCGCTTCGGGGCCGAGCGCTTCGTGCTGATCTCCACCGACAAGGCGGTGAACCCCACCAACGTGATGGGCGCCACCAAGCGCCTGGCCGAGATGGCCTGCGAGGCACTGCACAGCTCGGGCACGGCCAGCACGCAGATCGAGATGGTGCGCTTCGGCAACGTGCTGGGCAGCACCGGCAGCGTGATCCCCAAGTTCGCCGAACAGATCGCCCGCGGCGGGCCGGTGACGGTGACGCACCCGGACATCAACCGCTACTTCATGTCCATCCCCGAGGCGGCGCAGTTGGTGCTGCAGGCCGCGGCGATGGGCCAAGGGGGCGAGGTGTTCGTGCTGGATATGGGCGAGCCGGTGAAGATCGTCGACCTCGCACGCAACATGATCCGGCTGTCGGGCTATACGGAAGACGAGATCCGCATCGAGTTCACCGGGCTGCGGCCGGGCGAGAAGCTTTACGAGGAGCTGCTGGCGGATGCGGAGGAGACGCGCGAGACGCCGCACCCCAAGCTGCGCATCGCGCGCTCGAGGCCGGTGAATGGGACGTTCCTCGAAGAGCTGGAGCAGTGGCTGGCACAGCCGGGGCCGGTGGCGGATGAAGAGGTGAGGATGGGGCTGAAGCGGTGGGTGACGGAGTATGAGCCGGCGCGGCACTAGATTAGCTCCTCCAGCAGTGGGATATACTTTTGCCGTATCCCACCTTCCCAAGGAGTGTCTCATGACCGCGAGCACCGTCTTTACCAACAACCGCAGCCAGGCCGTGCGCCTGCCAGCCGACATGCGCCTGCCCCCCGATGTGAAACGGGTGGATATCCGCGCACGTGGCGTGGAGCGAATCATCGCGCCGGTGGGCCATACCTGGGACTCCTTCTTCATCGACGGCCCCCAGGTTGCCGACGACTTCATGGAGACCCGCGCCAGCCAGGAACAGCAGGAACGCGAGGCGCTTTGATGCTGCGCTATCTGCTCGACACCAACATCGTGATCTACGTGATCAAGCGCCGGCCGCTTTCGGCGCTGGCCTTGTTCAACGAAAACGCCGGCCATATGGCGATCTCGTCGATCACCCTCGCGGAGTTGATGCACGGCGCTGAAAAGAGCAACGCGCCCACGCGCTCACTGGCCGCAGTCGAGGATTTCTGCAGCCGGCTGGAAGTGCTGCCTTACGGGCCCAAGGCCGCAATGCACTATGGGAGCATCCGCGCCAAGCTGGAATCCCGGGGCCAGACAATCGGTGTCAACGACCTGCACATCGCGGCGCACGCACGCAGCGAGGGGCTGACGCTGGTGTCCAATAATCTGCGTGAGTTTGAGCGCGTGGAAGCGCTGCAGCTGGCGAACTGGGCGATTTGAGTGTGCGGGCACCGAGCAAATGAGTTGCTGGGGTCAGGTCTTGAATCTGCTCGCGAGGCCCACGCCAAGCCAACGTTTATCAGCGAATTGACACAGTTACGAAGGATCTACCGGAGGACCGCGTGAGACATCCGGCTCCTCCCCCATCGCCTGCAGCCGCGCATACACCCCACCGCGCGCCACCAGCTCCGCATGCGTCCCCCGCTCCACGATCCGCCCCGCCTCCATCACCAGGATCTGATCCGCCTTCTCGATCGTCGATAGCCGGTGGGCGATGACGATCGTCGTCCGCCCTGCCATCAGCCGCTCGATCGCCGCCTGGATCAGCCGCTCCGACTCGGTGTCCAGCGCCGAGGTCGCCTCGTCCAGGATCAGGATCGGCGCGTTCTTCAGCAGCGCGCGCGCGATGGCCAGGCGCTGGCGCTGGCCACCGGAGAGCAGCACGCCGTTCTCGCCGATCTCGGTATCGAAGCCCTGCGGCAGGCGGTCGATGAACTCGCGGGCGTTGGCAGCCTCGGCGGCGGCGATGATCTCTTCGCGGCTGGTGCCGGCGAGTTCGCCGTAGGCGATGTTCTCGGCCACCGTGCCGTTGAACAGCGTGACCTGCTGGGTCACCAGCGCGATGTGGTGGCGCAGGTTGGCGAGCGTGTAGTCCTCGACCGCGACGCCGTCGACCAGTAGGCGGCCTTCGTCATGCTGGTAGAAGCGCGGAATGAGGTTGGCCAGCGTGGATTTGCCGCTGCCCGACTTACCGACGAGCGCGATCATCTGCCCCGGCTCGGCCTTGAAGTCGATGTCCTGCAGCGCGCGCCCTTTGGCGCCGGGATAGCCGAAGCCCAGCCCCTGGGCTTCGACGCGGCCAGCGACGCGCGCGCGCTCAACCGTGCCGGTGTCGGGCTCGGGCGCCTCGTCGAGCTGCTCGAAGATGCTGTCGGCCGCCGCGACGCCACGCTGGATGCGCGCGCTGACGCCGCCCAGCAGCTGGATCGCGCGCGGCAGGAGGCCGGCGGCGGTGATGTAGGCGACCACGTCGCCCGCGGAAGCGTCGCCGCGCACCTTGAGCACGGTGAAGAGCAGCAGGCCCATCGACGAATACACGATCAGGTGCATCAGCGCCGAGAAGGTCTCCTGCGTGCGCACCATCTTCAGCTGGCGCTTGGTGTTGTCCGTGCTGGCGGTGACGAAGCGCGAGCGCTCGTAGCCCTCGCCGCCGAAGCTGCGCACCACGCGGTAGCCCTGGATGGTCTCGGAAGCGACATGGGTAACCTCGCCCATCGAGGTCTGGATGTTCTTCGACAGGCGGCGGAACTTGCGGCTGGCGTTCGACACCAGCCAGGCGATCGCCGGCAGCACCACGAGGAGGGTCAGCGTCAGGCGCCAGTTCATCCACAGCAGATAGCTGAGCAGGGCGACGACGGTGAGGCCCTCGCGGAACAGGATCTTGACCGCGTCGGTGGCGGCATCGGTCACCATCGACACGTTGTAGGTGAGCTTGGAGACGAGGTGGCCGGAGTTGTTGGCGTCGTAGAAGCGGTTGGGCAGCACCAGGAAGCTGCCGAAGAGCTGGGTGCGCAGGTCGTGGATGAGCCCGAGCGAGACCCGCGAGATGCCGTAGTTGCCGAGGAAGGTGCCGAGGCCCTCGATCAGCGCGATGACCACGATCATCAGCGGGATGGCGAAGATGAGGTCGAGCGCGTCGAGCCAGGGCAGGCCGGTGGCGATCGGCGCGTCGGGCGCGGCAAGGCCGTCGATGAAGTACTTGAGCACGCTCGCCAGCCCGGCCTTGCAGGCGCCGGCGATCGCAAAGCCGAGGATGCTGAGCGCGAAGTAGCCGAGGAAGGGCCGCGTGTAGCCGAGCAGGCGCATGTACACCTTCATGCTGCTGGCGGCAGGCTTCTCCGCGAGCGTCGGCGCGGTCATCAGTGCGCCTCGTCCCAGTTGTCGCCGGCGCCGACTTCGACCAGCAGCGGCACCTTCAGCTCGGCCACGCCGCCCATCAGCTTCGGCAGCTGTTCGCGGATGGTGTCGAGCTCGGCCCTGGGCACTTCCAGCACCAGTTCGTCGTGCACCTGCAGCACCAGCTTCGACTCGAGGCCGGAGGAGGCCAGCCAGGCGTCGGTGGCGATCATCGCCTTCTTGATCAGGTCGGCGGCCGTGCCCTGCATCGGCGCGTTGATCGCCGCGCGCTCGGCGGCCTGGCGGCGACCGGCCTGGCTGGCGCGGATGTCGGGCAGGTAGAGGCGGCGGCCGAACACGGTCTCGACGAAGCCCTGCTCGCGCGCCTCGGCACGGGTGCGGTCCATGTACTCGGCGACGCCGGGGTAGCGGGCGAAGTAGCGGTCGATCCAGCTCTGCGCGGCGGCGCGCTCGATGCCGAGGTTCTTCGCCAGGCCGTGCGCGCTCATGCCGTAGATGAGGCCGAAGTTGATGACCTTGGCGTAGCGGCGCTGCTCGCTCGTGACCTCGGCCGGCGCCACGCCGAAGACCTCGCCGGCGGTGGCGCGATGCACGTCCTCGCCGTGGGCGAAGGCCTCGAGCAGGCGGGCGTCGTCCGACAGGTGGGCCATGATGCGGAGCTCGATCTGCGAGTAGTCAGCCGAGACGATCAGGTGGTCGCGCGGGGCGATGAAGGCGGCGCGGATGCGGCGGCCTTCGGGGGTGCGGATCGGGATGTTCTGCAGGTTGGGTTCGGAGCTCGACAGCCGGCCGGTGACCGCGGTGGCCTGCGAGAAGCTGGTGTGCACCCGGCCGGTCTTCGGATCGACCATGCGCGGCAGCTTGTCGGCGTAGGTGCTCTTCAACTTGGCGAGGCCGCGGTGCTCGAGCAGCAGCTTCGGTAAAGGGTAGTCCTCGGCGAGCTTTTCCAGCACCTCCTCGTCGGTGGAGGGCTGGCCGGTGGCGGTCTTCTTGACCACCGGCAGGCCGAGCTTGCCGAACAGGATCTCGCCGAGCTGCTTGGGCGAACCGAGGTTGAAGGGCTGGCCGGCGAGATCCTGCGCCTCGCGCTCGAGCGCGTGCAGGCGGCGGCCGAGCTCCTCGGAGTGCTGGCTGAGCAGGAAGGGGTCGATCAGCACGCCGGTACGCTCCATGCGCTGCAACACGGCGAGCACCGGCATCTCGATGTCGCGGTACAGCGCTTCGAGCTGCGGCACGGCCTCGAGCTGGGGCCACAGGTGGCGGTGCAGGCGCAGGGTGACGTCGGCGTCCTCGGCGGCGTACTCGGTGGCGCGCTCGATGGCGACCTCGTCGAAGCCGATCTGCTTGGCGCCCTTGCCGCAGACATCGGTGTAGGTGATGGTCGTGAGGCCGAGGTGGCGCTTGGCGAGCGAGTCCATGTCGTGCGGGCGGTCGGACTCCAGCACGTAGGACTCGAGCAGCGTGTCGTGCGCGATGCCGGCGAGCCGGATGCCATGGTTGGCGAGCACGTGGGCGTCGTACTTGAGGTTCTGGCCGAGCTTGGCATGCTTGTCGGACTCCAGCCAGGGCTTGAGCCTCTCCAGCACCTCGCTCAAGGGCAACTGCGCCGGCGCGTCCGGATTGCGGTGCGCCAGCGGCAGGTAGGCCGCCTCGCCCGGTTCGACCGAGAACGACATCCCCACCAGCTTCGCCGCCATCGGGTCGAGGCTGGTCGTTTCGGTGTCGAAGGCGGTGAGCGCGGCGGCGGAGATCTTCTCCAGCCAGTCGTCGAAGCTGGGCCAGTCGAGGATGGTCACATACACCGGATCAATGGGGTCAGACCCCTTTGATCCTGATCCGGCGATCAATGGGGTCTGACCCCATTGATCGCCCTGGCCGTCGAAGCGCCGCGTCTCGGCCGCAGCCTTGGATGCGGCCACGCTCTCCGCGCCGCCATCCAGATCCTTCAGCCACGAGTTGAACTCGAAGCGCTCGTACAGCGCGCGCAGCGCCGCCTTGTCGTCGTCGCGCGCCGGCAGTTCGTCCAGCCCCACCGGCAGCTCGACGTCGGTCGCCACCGTCACCAGCTTGCGGCCCAGCGGCAGGAAATCCAGATGCCGGCGCAGGTTCTCGCCCACCTTTCCGCCCACCTTGTCGGCATTGGCGACCAGGTTGTCGAGCGTGCCGTATTCGGTGAGCCACTTCACCGCGGTCTTGGGCCCGCACTTCTCCACGCCCGGCACGTTGTCCACCGTGTCGCCGACCAGCGCCAGGTAGTCGACGATGCGCTCGGGCGGCACGCCGAACTTGGCCTCGACGCCGGCCTCGTCGAGTACCTCCTCGTTCATCGTGTTGACCCACCTCACACCCGGGCGCACGAGCTGCGTGAGGTCCTTGTCGCCGGTCGAGATCACCACCTCCCAGCCACGCTCGAGCGCCTGGCGGGTGAGCGTGCCGATGACGTCGTCAGCCTCCACGCCCTCGACCGACAGCAGCGGCCAGCCTTCGGCCACCACCGCCTCGTGCAGCGGCGCGATCTGCGCGCGCAGGTCGTCGGGCATCGGCGGGCGGTGCGACTTGTATTCGGGATACCAGTCGTCGCGGAAGGTCTTGCCCTTGGCGTCGAAGACGCAGGCGCGAAATTCTGCCTTGTAGTCGCTTTCCAGCCGCCTTAGCATCGACAGCACCCCCCGGATCGCGCCCGTCGGCTCGCCGTGCGAGTTGCGCAGGTCGGGCAGCGCATGGAAGGCGCGATAGAGATAGCTGGAGCCGTCGACGAGCAGCAGGGTGGGCATCTTCTGGAACATCCTTGCGGGAAACCGGGCGGGCTGCGGCACGATCCAACGAGTCATCGGATCAATGGGGTCTGACCCCATTGATCCGATGACCATCGATTCTGGCGCCGGCCTAGAACACAGACGAGAACAACATGACCGCGAAAGACAAACTCCCCCGCAGCGTGCCCGACAGCACCGCGCCGCGCTACAACGCGCGCGAGTCCTGGCGGATCTTCGGGATTATGGCAGAGTTCGTGGAGGCGACCGAACGGCTGTCCGCGATCCGCCCGGCGGTGTCGATCTTCGGCAGCGCGCGCACGCCGCCCGACCACATGTACTACATGCTCACCGAAAAGATCGCCCGCCTGCTCTCGGACTCGGGCTTCGCGGTGATCTCGGGCGGCGGCCCGGGGATCATGGAGGCGGCCAACAAGGGCGCCTTCTTCGGCAAGAGCCCCTCGGTGGGGCTCAACATCCAGCTCCCGCTCGAGCAGGACGCGAATCCCTACCAGGACATCTCGCAGACCTTCCAGCACTTCTTCGCGCGCAAGTTCATGTTCGTGAAGTTCGCCGCGGCCTATGTGGTGATGCCCGGCGGCTTCGGCACGCTCGACGAGCTGCTCGAGGCGATGACCCTGGTGCAGACCAAGAAGAGCCGCCAGATCCCAATCATCCTGGTGCACCGCCCGTTCTGGCAGGGCCTGCTCGACTGGCTGCGCGACCGCCTGGTCGCCGAAGGCATGATCAACCCGGAAGACCTCGACCTGGTGCAGGTCATCGACCAGCCCGAGGAGGTGGTCGAGGCGATCTTCAAGCACTATGAGCGCCGCGGCTTCCAGCCCCTGCCCGCCGAGCGCGAGATGATGCTGAACCTGTGAGTCCTGCGGGCGCGGCCACGCCCCTCCGGGCTCGCGCCCGCCCTGCCGCGCCGCGCGGCCGGCGTATCCGGCGCATTGCGGCTAGAATTGAGGCACTTTCAGGAGAACATCATGCGCCGCACCCTTTTCGCCCTGCTGCTCGCCGCCGCCGTGCCGGCCTTCGCCCAGCAGCCCGCGAACCTCGAACCGATTCCCGAGCCGCCGCCGATGCCGGCCGAGGGCGCTGCCAGCGACGAACCCGAGGTGACCATCCTCCAGCGCGGCGAGGACACCGTCACCGAGTACCGCATCCGCGGCAAGCTCTACATGGTCAAGGTGACGCCGCCGCATGGCGTGCCCTACTACCTGATCGACAAGGAAGGCAACGGCCAGATGGTGCGCCACGACGGCACGCCCGACCTCGCCGTACCGATGTGGGTGATCAAGTCCTGGTGAGCACGACCGCCGCACCGCTGGTGCGCAGCTTTGCCCCGCTGTTCCGCGCCGACGCGCGCGTGCTGGTGCTCGGCAGCATGCCGGGCGCGACCTCGCAGGCGGCCGGGGAATACTACGCCCAACCGCGCAACGCTTTCTGGCAGATCATGAGCGCGCTGTTCGGCGCCGGGCCCGAGCTGCCCTACGCGCAGCGGCTCGAGCGCCTCGCCGCCGCGGGCGTGGCGCTGTGGGACGTCATCAGCTACTGCGAGCGCGCCGGCAGCAAGGACAACGCAATCATCCCCGCCAGCGTCAAGGTCAACGATTTCGCTGGCCTACTCCACGACTGCCCACAGATTCGCCACATTTTTTTCAACGGTACTTTCGCTGAGAAGGTGTTTCGTCGCCATGTGCTTAATCGCGTCGCTTCGCGCGAGCTGTTTTTAACCCGCCTGCCATCAACAAGCCCAACATACGCGTCACTCCACTTCGACGCGAAGCTTGCGGCTTGGCAAGCAGTGCGCGCCGCAGTCACGCTCGACTCGGCGGCACACTAGCCCCTATTCCGCCTTCACGGTACGCCACCGGAGTCCGCATGTCCGTCTTCACCCCCGTTCCCGAATCCGCGCTCGCCGACTGGCTCAAGGACTACGCCATCGGCCGCCTGGTGGAACTCAAGGGCATCTCGGCCGGCGTGCAGAACAGCAATTTCTTCGTCACCACCACGCTCGGCCGCTACGTGCTGACGCTGTTCGAGGGCATCCCGCGCGCCGAGCTGCCCTACTACCTGCACCTGATGGCCCACCTCGCGCGCCACGGCCTGCCGGTGCCGGGTCCGATCGCCAACCGCCACAACGAATACCTCGGCACCCTGCAGGACCGCCCCGCCGCGCTCGTCGTGCGGCTGTCGGGCAGCTCCGAGATGAGCCCGCGCCTGCCGCACTGCGAAAAGGTCGGCGCCATGCTCGCCGGCCTGCACCTGGCCGGCCAGTCCTACGGCCGCCGCCAGGAGAACCCGCGCGGCGCGGCCTGGCGCGCCGCCACCGCGCAGGTCGTGCGCCCCTTCCTGCCCGCCGACGAGCAGGCGCTGCTCGACGCCGAGCTCGCCTTCCAGGCCACCATCGACGTCGACGCACTGCCTGCCGGCGCCATCCACGCCGACCTCTTCCGCGACAACGTGCTGTGGGACACCGACGCCGACGGCGATGTGCGCATCGGCGGCGTCATCGACTTCTACTTCGCCGGCTACGACGCACTGCTGTTCGACGTCGCGGTCACCGTCAACGACTGGTGCTCCACGCCGGGCTGCGGTCTCGACGATGCGCGCGCCGCCGCGCTGCTCGACGCCTACCATGCCGAGCGCCCCTTCACCGACGCCGAGCGCGCCGCCTGGCCGGCGATGCTGCGCGCCGCCGCGCTGCGCTTCTGGCTGTCGCGCGCGGCCGACTTCCATCTGCCGCGTGCCGGCGAGATGGTGCTGGTGAAGGACCCCAACGAGTACCGCGACATCCTGCGCCTGCGCATCGCCGGGGTGCCGCCGCTGCCGCGCTGACCCGCGCCCGGAAAGACCGCGATGAATTCTGCAACGCCCCCGCCCCGCCACCCCCATCCGCCCGCGCCCGCCCCCGGCGACGTGGCGCCCGCCCACGCCCTCAACTGGCTGGCCGAAGGCTGGCGGCTGTTCATGAAGGCGCCCGGCGCCTGGGTGATCCAGGCCCTGATCTTCTTCGTCATCATCGCCGCGCTCGGCATGCTGCCCTTCCTCGGCTGGGCCGCCGCGCCCATCGCCCTGCCCGTGCTGGTCGCCGGCATGCTCTCGGGCGCGCAGCAGCTCGACCGCGGCGAGGGGCTGCGCATCGACGCGCTGTTCGACGGCATCCGCCGCCACGCCGGCAACCTCCTGCTGCTGGGCGCCTTCCACCTGCTCGGGCTGCTGCTGGCCGCGCTGGCGGCCGCGGCGATCGGCGGCAGCGCCGCGCTCACCGGCATGGCAGTGGGTGCCATGGCCGGCATGGGCATGGCGGCCGGCGGCATGATGTTCGGCGTCGCCGTGTTCACCGTGCTGTGGGCGCTGCTGATGATGGCGCTGTGGTTCGCCCCCGCCCTGGTCATGCTGCACGAGGTCGCACCGCTCGATGCGATGCGCTTGTCCGTGCGCGCCTGCTTCCACAACCTGCTCGCCTTCCTCGTGCTCGCCGCGCTGCTCTACGTGGCCGTGTGGGTGGCGATGCTGCCCGCCGGGCTCGGCATGCTGGTGCTGATCCCGGTGACCGCCGGCGCGCTCTACGCGGCGTGGAAGGAGACCTTCTCGCCCCTGCTCGCCCTGCCCGCACCGCCCGCCGCGGACACCCCGACGGTGTCCGGGGACGAGCCTCGCAGCTGAAGCCCACGCCCCCTTCCCCGAACTCGACGCCCCCAAGGACCGCCCTCCGTCCATGCAAGCACAACAACTCCCGATGCCGCGCGGCTGGGCCTGGCTGCGCGAAGGCCTGCAGCTGTGGCGCCGCAACCCGGCGCTGATCACCTTCGCCACCTTCGGCTATCTGCTCTCGATCGTCGTCATCAGCATCGTCCCGCTCATCGGCCAGCTCGTCGCCTCGCTGCTGATGCCGGCGCTGTCGGTCGGCGTGCTCAACGCCTGCCGCGCCACCGACGCCGGCCGCAAGGTCGGGCCGGACGTGCTGTTCTCCGGCTTCAAGACCAACCTTCAGTCCCTGGTGGCGATCGGCGGCCTCTACCTCGCCGGCACCCTCATCGTGCTGCTGCTGGTGGCGATGGTCGATGACGGCAGCCTGTCCGCCGTCATGCGCGGGGAAGACCTCGAGGCCCACCTCGGCGAAGACTCGTCGATCGGCTTCACCCTCTTCGTCGGCGCGCTGCTGTCCACGCCGGTGATGATGGCCTACTGGTTCGCGCCCGCGCTCGCCGGGTGGTGGAAGGTGCCGGCCGCCAAGGCGATGTTCTTCAGCTTCTATGCCTGCCTGCGCAACTGGCGGCCCTTCCTCGCCTATGCGATCGGGCTGGCGATCTTCGGCGGCATCCTCCCCGGCATCCTGATCGCGGTGCTGGGCCTGCTCTCGCCCACGCTCGGCAGCCTCGCCTCGCTGCCGATCCCGCTGATCATCCTGCCGGTGATCTTCAGCAGCTTCTACACCGCCACCCGCGACGTCTTCGGCCTGCCCGACGGCAGCGCGCCGCGGCCGGCCGGCACGCTGGCGGACGAACGCAGTGAGGACTGAAGGCGAGGCCCCGCCACCCGGCATGGAAGACGACGGCAGCCTGCCGCTGGGCGTGCTCGGCGGCACCTTCGACCCCATCCACCTCGGCCACCTGCGGCTCGCGGAAGAGGCGCGCGAGGCGCTCGGGCTCGGCGGCCTGCGCCTGATCCCGGCCGGCCGCCCGCCCCACCGCGGCGAACCCGGCAGCACGCCCGAGGACCGCCTGGCGATGGCCCGCCTCGCCACCGCAGGCAACCCTGCGCTGCAGGTGGACGACGGCGAAGTGCGTGCGCAGCAGAAGAGCTACACCGTGCTCACCCTCGAGCGCCTGCGCGCCGAGCTCGGCCCGCGCCAGCCGCTGGTGCTGATCCTGGGCGCCGACGCCTTCGAGGGCCTGCCGACCTGGCACCGATGGACCGAGCTCTTCGCGCTCGCCCACGTCGCGGTCGCCAATCGTCCCGGCTATGCGCCGCACGGCCGGCGCTGGCCGGCCACGCTGTCGCCCGCGCTCGACGCCGCCTGCCGCGACCGCCACACCGCCAGCCCGGAGGATCTGCGCGCCACGCCTGCCGGCCGCGTGATCCCCTTCGACATGACGCCGCTGGCGATCTCCGCCTCGCTGATCCGCGATCTCGTTCGCAACGGACACAGCGCGCGTTATTTGCTGCCCGATTCCGTTCTCGAATATATTGCCGCGCACCATCTGTACCAGAGATAGCGCGGAGACCGGGAAGGTCTCCGCACGCCCCGTGGGAGCGGGCTTGCCCGCGAAGGGGCACCCTGTTCGCGGGCAAGCCCGCTCCCACAACAGCCCGCTCAAACGACAGCCGCTCACACGACGGAAATTTCCGCCTCACCCCAAGGACCCGAATGGACACCCCCTCCCTCGAGAAGATCGTCATCGCCGCGCTTGAAGACATCAAGGCCCGCGACATCGAAGTCATCGACACTTCCAGCCACACCCCGCTGTTCGACCGCATCATCATCGCCAGCGCCGAATCCGGCCGCCAGACGCGCGCGCTGGCGCAGAACGTCCATGACAAGGTCAAGGAAGCCGGCGGCGAGGTGATCGGCACCGAGGGCCAGGACACCGGCGAGTGGGTGCTGGTCGACCTCGGCAACATCGTCGTCCACGTCATGCAGCCCGCGGTGCGCGCGCACTACAAGCTCGAGGAACTCTGGCGCACGCCGCCCGCCAGCCGCCGCAGCGCCGCGCACTGACATGAAGCTGGTCGTCGTCGCCGTCGGCCATCGCATGCCGGGATGGGTGCAGGCCGGCTTCGACGAGTTCGCCCGCCGCATGCCGCGCGAGCTCACGCTGCAGCTGGTGGAGGTGAAGGCCGAACCGCGCACCAGCGGCAAGACCGTGGAGGCGATGATGGCCGCCGAGGCCGTCCGCATCGAAGCCGCGCTGCCGGCGCGCTGCCGGCGCGTCATCCTCGACGAACGCGGTGCCGATCTCGGCACCTTGGCGCTCGCGCGCCGTCTCGAGGCCTGGCAGGCCGATGGTGACGACGTCGCCTTCATCGTCGGCGGGCCTGACGGGCTCGCTCCCGCGCTCAAGGCCTCCGCCCACGAGGCGATCCGCCTCTCCAGCCTGACCCTTCCCCACGCCCTGGTGCGCCCGCTGCTGGCCGAGGCGCTGTATCGCGCGTGGACGGTGCTGAAGAACCACCCCTATCACCGCGAG
This region of Thauera sp. JM12B12 genomic DNA includes:
- the vapB gene encoding type II toxin-antitoxin system VapB family antitoxin codes for the protein MTASTVFTNNRSQAVRLPADMRLPPDVKRVDIRARGVERIIAPVGHTWDSFFIDGPQVADDFMETRASQEQQEREAL
- the vapC gene encoding tRNA(fMet)-specific endonuclease VapC, whose product is MLRYLLDTNIVIYVIKRRPLSALALFNENAGHMAISSITLAELMHGAEKSNAPTRSLAAVEDFCSRLEVLPYGPKAAMHYGSIRAKLESRGQTIGVNDLHIAAHARSEGLTLVSNNLREFERVEALQLANWAI
- the msbA gene encoding lipid A export permease/ATP-binding protein MsbA, with protein sequence MTAPTLAEKPAASSMKVYMRLLGYTRPFLGYFALSILGFAIAGACKAGLASVLKYFIDGLAAPDAPIATGLPWLDALDLIFAIPLMIVVIALIEGLGTFLGNYGISRVSLGLIHDLRTQLFGSFLVLPNRFYDANNSGHLVSKLTYNVSMVTDAATDAVKILFREGLTVVALLSYLLWMNWRLTLTLLVVLPAIAWLVSNASRKFRRLSKNIQTSMGEVTHVASETIQGYRVVRSFGGEGYERSRFVTASTDNTKRQLKMVRTQETFSALMHLIVYSSMGLLLFTVLKVRGDASAGDVVAYITAAGLLPRAIQLLGGVSARIQRGVAAADSIFEQLDEAPEPDTGTVERARVAGRVEAQGLGFGYPGAKGRALQDIDFKAEPGQMIALVGKSGSGKSTLANLIPRFYQHDEGRLLVDGVAVEDYTLANLRHHIALVTQQVTLFNGTVAENIAYGELAGTSREEIIAAAEAANAREFIDRLPQGFDTEIGENGVLLSGGQRQRLAIARALLKNAPILILDEATSALDTESERLIQAAIERLMAGRTTIVIAHRLSTIEKADQILVMEAGRIVERGTHAELVARGGVYARLQAMGEEPDVSRGPPVDPS
- the polA gene encoding DNA polymerase I, whose amino-acid sequence is MPTLLLVDGSSYLYRAFHALPDLRNSHGEPTGAIRGVLSMLRRLESDYKAEFRACVFDAKGKTFRDDWYPEYKSHRPPMPDDLRAQIAPLHEAVVAEGWPLLSVEGVEADDVIGTLTRQALERGWEVVISTGDKDLTQLVRPGVRWVNTMNEEVLDEAGVEAKFGVPPERIVDYLALVGDTVDNVPGVEKCGPKTAVKWLTEYGTLDNLVANADKVGGKVGENLRRHLDFLPLGRKLVTVATDVELPVGLDELPARDDDKAALRALYERFEFNSWLKDLDGGAESVAASKAAAETRRFDGQGDQWGQTPLIAGSGSKGSDPIDPVYVTILDWPSFDDWLEKISAAALTAFDTETTSLDPMAAKLVGMSFSVEPGEAAYLPLAHRNPDAPAQLPLSEVLERLKPWLESDKHAKLGQNLKYDAHVLANHGIRLAGIAHDTLLESYVLESDRPHDMDSLAKRHLGLTTITYTDVCGKGAKQIGFDEVAIERATEYAAEDADVTLRLHRHLWPQLEAVPQLEALYRDIEMPVLAVLQRMERTGVLIDPFLLSQHSEELGRRLHALEREAQDLAGQPFNLGSPKQLGEILFGKLGLPVVKKTATGQPSTDEEVLEKLAEDYPLPKLLLEHRGLAKLKSTYADKLPRMVDPKTGRVHTSFSQATAVTGRLSSSEPNLQNIPIRTPEGRRIRAAFIAPRDHLIVSADYSQIELRIMAHLSDDARLLEAFAHGEDVHRATAGEVFGVAPAEVTSEQRRYAKVINFGLIYGMSAHGLAKNLGIERAAAQSWIDRYFARYPGVAEYMDRTRAEAREQGFVETVFGRRLYLPDIRASQAGRRQAAERAAINAPMQGTAADLIKKAMIATDAWLASSGLESKLVLQVHDELVLEVPRAELDTIREQLPKLMGGVAELKVPLLVEVGAGDNWDEAH
- a CDS encoding TIGR00730 family Rossman fold protein produces the protein MTAKDKLPRSVPDSTAPRYNARESWRIFGIMAEFVEATERLSAIRPAVSIFGSARTPPDHMYYMLTEKIARLLSDSGFAVISGGGPGIMEAANKGAFFGKSPSVGLNIQLPLEQDANPYQDISQTFQHFFARKFMFVKFAAAYVVMPGGFGTLDELLEAMTLVQTKKSRQIPIILVHRPFWQGLLDWLRDRLVAEGMINPEDLDLVQVIDQPEEVVEAIFKHYERRGFQPLPAEREMMLNL
- a CDS encoding DUF2782 domain-containing protein gives rise to the protein MRRTLFALLLAAAVPAFAQQPANLEPIPEPPPMPAEGAASDEPEVTILQRGEDTVTEYRIRGKLYMVKVTPPHGVPYYLIDKEGNGQMVRHDGTPDLAVPMWVIKSW
- a CDS encoding DNA-deoxyinosine glycosylase; this encodes MSTTAAPLVRSFAPLFRADARVLVLGSMPGATSQAAGEYYAQPRNAFWQIMSALFGAGPELPYAQRLERLAAAGVALWDVISYCERAGSKDNAIIPASVKVNDFAGLLHDCPQIRHIFFNGTFAEKVFRRHVLNRVASRELFLTRLPSTSPTYASLHFDAKLAAWQAVRAAVTLDSAAH
- a CDS encoding homoserine kinase produces the protein MSVFTPVPESALADWLKDYAIGRLVELKGISAGVQNSNFFVTTTLGRYVLTLFEGIPRAELPYYLHLMAHLARHGLPVPGPIANRHNEYLGTLQDRPAALVVRLSGSSEMSPRLPHCEKVGAMLAGLHLAGQSYGRRQENPRGAAWRAATAQVVRPFLPADEQALLDAELAFQATIDVDALPAGAIHADLFRDNVLWDTDADGDVRIGGVIDFYFAGYDALLFDVAVTVNDWCSTPGCGLDDARAAALLDAYHAERPFTDAERAAWPAMLRAAALRFWLSRAADFHLPRAGEMVLVKDPNEYRDILRLRIAGVPPLPR
- a CDS encoding BPSS1780 family membrane protein, with product MNSATPPPRHPHPPAPAPGDVAPAHALNWLAEGWRLFMKAPGAWVIQALIFFVIIAALGMLPFLGWAAAPIALPVLVAGMLSGAQQLDRGEGLRIDALFDGIRRHAGNLLLLGAFHLLGLLLAALAAAAIGGSAALTGMAVGAMAGMGMAAGGMMFGVAVFTVLWALLMMALWFAPALVMLHEVAPLDAMRLSVRACFHNLLAFLVLAALLYVAVWVAMLPAGLGMLVLIPVTAGALYAAWKETFSPLLALPAPPAADTPTVSGDEPRS
- a CDS encoding BPSS1780 family membrane protein codes for the protein MQAQQLPMPRGWAWLREGLQLWRRNPALITFATFGYLLSIVVISIVPLIGQLVASLLMPALSVGVLNACRATDAGRKVGPDVLFSGFKTNLQSLVAIGGLYLAGTLIVLLLVAMVDDGSLSAVMRGEDLEAHLGEDSSIGFTLFVGALLSTPVMMAYWFAPALAGWWKVPAAKAMFFSFYACLRNWRPFLAYAIGLAIFGGILPGILIAVLGLLSPTLGSLASLPIPLIILPVIFSSFYTATRDVFGLPDGSAPRPAGTLADERSED